The Dehalococcoidia bacterium genomic sequence CTTCCTCTCCTTCAAGCCCAACCAGAAAGCTCGCGTCGGCGAGGTAGTAGCGCCGCGAGAGGACATCGCGTTTGCCCCGGCCATCCGCTTCGGCAACGTCCTTGGCAGTGTGAAAGTCCATCTCGAGCCGCCCCGGGCGGTCGATGCGCACCCCCATGCGCAGCGCGGCCAGCTCCGCCAGCCGGGGAAAGCCGTCGTTCGGACGCTCGGCGCGCGGCTTGCCTAAGGCGGCGCAGAGCAGTCCAATCACTCCGCTCTTCGATGGTTCGCGGCGTGTATCGCGGACGACGAAGCGGCTGTCGACCCCCCACGCCTGCATCGGCCCTTCGAGGCGAAGCAGAAGGACAGTCATGGCAGCGCATCCTCCACCGTCTGGCGGATCAGTTCCGCCACCGGCTCAACGTGGCGCTCGCGCAGCGTCGCCAGCGCTGCCGCCCGCTCCGTCGCCACCCGCACCGACCGGATGCCGTCGCCGCCGTACATCCTCGTCAGGTTGCCCCAATAGACATCGAGCGCCTCGACCGACGCCGTAATGAGGTCGCCGTCCCGCCCCGGTCGGACCGGCTTGGCAAACGCGTTCGCCAGCGACCAGCAGCCCCAGTCGCGCACCACCGTCATCACCAACGACGGCGGATTGTGCGCCGCCATGCTGTTCTGTTTGCCCGAGGGGATCGCCCGCACCCCCGCATCCAGCAGCGCCCTCAGCGCCGTCCGCGCGAGGTCGCGCTCGCCGTTGAGATTGCCCGGCGCAAGCAGCTGCTCCACATCGACATTCAGATAGCGGTAGAAGCACGAGGAGTTGAACTCGACCGT encodes the following:
- the cas5e gene encoding type I-E CRISPR-associated protein Cas5/CasD yields the protein MTVLLLRLEGPMQAWGVDSRFVVRDTRREPSKSGVIGLLCAALGKPRAERPNDGFPRLAELAALRMGVRIDRPGRLEMDFHTAKDVAEADGRGKRDVLSRRYYLADASFLVGLEGEEALLRRLDDALRRPVWPLFLGRKSFVPGKPVRLPDEPPSGPGLQPGTLEEVLARHDRPPGRQRVVIDALPGPSSEPRPDVPVDFAARRFATRSVRSWLLEEGGA